Proteins encoded together in one Urocitellus parryii isolate mUroPar1 chromosome 3, mUroPar1.hap1, whole genome shotgun sequence window:
- the Spmip4 gene encoding sperm-associated microtubule inner protein 4 translates to MEVIHGRPYCCRELERADILSDTLFSDELHTPLLSTTRPTASEDRYQELRESLHQCKLPWGAEREYGGIIPISLPDEHRPKYEPPRVMSKGHQHYGFGGETWPRKLPVEQYYYLTQNQKSDVYGNDSLLPKPSNSTISEICLPYPIDHPYHTHISRGAMFPTFTSPKELYNGIKACTHQPFAPTVPTKTYDSTILKTRGNPYRYELLDFPTDSKKKSLAWPGQDVYYDIPKCAEKNKPTFYPKPPKTFAPNTSLNTWDVLKSIKEANIRRNLERSHWISSYNHDFTGLGPMNPLELDDYHEKEVAELTGQKGFDAQPQEKFHSILKPSRPLEGRIARLTQNRRPLEAIIQQSPRSCPDCTPNVLCTFHTFIPSSVEMMALSDNIPAGVTHKNQDIEEKIKEEQSLLSNYSLKPSYSTKDLTSIYDIKSFPKITDTKKTEDLYWRQLSSKPRPISYCKSSEYIPYERSKSTLHNPYNISRNRVSFAKPSLLQTKPDMEIINLERKYLGKPEEQLGLNMEKNEEIRSTLGWIPKAGVTKPQTNLLDLKNSFSKTGAQKRFYKSILDDHKDLRDKVNSGMKHQFYGHNSYDFYN, encoded by the exons ATGGAGGTGATTCATGGCAGGCCCTACTGTTGCAGGGAGTTAGAAAGAGCTGACATTCTCTCAGACACTTTGTTCTCTGATGAACTGCACACTCCGCTACTATCAACCACTCGCCCAACTGCCTCAGAAGACag GTATCAGGAATTAAGGGAGTCACTCCACCAATGTAAGCTTCCATGGGGTGCTGAAAGGGAATACGGTGGGATTATACCGATTTCGCTGCCTGATGAACACAGGCCAAAATATGAACCTCCTCGTGTCATGAGCAAAGGACATCAGCATTATGGATTTGGTGGAGAAACCTGGCCAAG aaaacttCCTGTTGAACAATACTATTATTTGACACAGAACCAAAAAAGTGACGTCTATGGAAATGATTCCTT gTTGCCCAAACCATCTAATTCAACAATAAG CGAAATCTGCTTACCATATCCAATTGATCACCCTTACCATACACACATCTCTCGTGGAGCCATGTTCCCGACCTTTACGTCACCTAAGGAGCTCTACAATGGTATTAAAGCCTGCACTCACCAGCCATTTGCTCCCACGGTGCCAACCAAGACCTATGATTCAACGATTTTGAAGACAAGAG GTAATCCTTATAGATACGAACTGCTTGATTTTCCCACGgattcaaagaagaaatcattgGCGTGGCCAGGTCAGGATGTGTATTATGAT ATTCCTAAATGTGCAGAGAAAAATAAGCCAACATTCTACCCAAAACCACCTAAAACTTTCGCTCCCAACACTTCTTTAAATACATGGGATGTTCTTAAGTCCATAAAAGAAGCCAACATACGAAGAAATCTTGAAAGGTCCCATTGGATCTCTTCATACAATCATGATTTTACAG GTCTGGGACCCATGAACCCCCTTGAACTGGATGATTACCACGAAAAGGAGGTAGCAGAATTAACTGGACAGAAAGGATTTGACGCACAGCCT CAAGAAAAATTCCACTCTATTTTAAAACCCTCCAGACCCTTGGAAGGGCGAATCGCCCGACTTACTCAGAATCGACGTCCTCTGGAGGCTATTATTCAGCAAAGTCCACGTTCCTGTCCAGATTGTACCCCTAATGTTTTGTGTACTTTTCATACCTTTATACCCAGTTCTGTAGAAATGATGGCACTAAGTGATAATATACCAGCTGGCGTGACCCATAAAAACCAGGATATTGAAGAGAAGATCAAGGAAGAACAAAGCTTACTATCTAACTACTCACTCAAACCTTCTTACTCAACAAAGGATCTGACTAGCATTTATGACATAAAATCATTTCCAAAAATCACAGATACTAAAAAGACAGAAGATTTGTACTGGAGACAGCTGTCATCAAAACCCCGACCTATATCTTACTGTAAATCAAGCGAATACATTCCCTATGAACGCTCTAAATCTACCCTACACAATCCATATAATATAAGTAGAAACCGGGTTAGCTTTGCTAAACCTAGTCTTTTACAAACCAAACCAGACATGGAAATAATCAATTTAGAACGTAAATATTTAGGTAAGCCAGAAGAACAGCTGGGCTTGAACATGGAAAAAAACGAAGAAATAAGATCTACTCTGGGTTGGATTCCTAAAGCTGGAGTGACCAAGCCTCAGACCAACCTTCTGGATCTTAAAAACTCTTTCTCAAAAACTGGTGCACAAAAACGTTTCTATAAATCAATTCTAGATGACCATAAAGACCTTAGGGATAAGGTGAATTCAGGGATGAAACACCAATTCTATGGCCATAATTCCTATGATTTCTATAATTGA